GGTTTATGAGCCGCCCGCCACTGGGCACCCCTTCTTCGACCACATGCTCGACGCGCTCGCCCGGCACAGCCGCCTGAGCCTCAGCGTGCGCGGCACGGGCGACCTGCACATTGAGCCGCATCACCTGATCGAAGACACCGGCATCACGCTGGGGCAGGCGCTCTCGCAGGCGCTGGGCGACCGCCGGGGCATCGAGCGCTACGGCAGCGCCTTCGTGCCGATGGACGAGACGCTCGCGCACGTGGTCCTCGACCTCTCGGGCCGGGCGCACCTCGCCTTCGAGCCGGAGACGCTCGCCGTGTGGGGCGACGCGGGCGGCATGACCCACTACCACCTGCGCGAGTTTCTGCGGGGCTTTTGCAACCACGGCGGCGTGACCCTGCACGTGCGGCTGCTCGCGGGTCGGGAAGCCCACCACGTCATCGAGGCGGTGATGAAGGCGCTGGCGCGGGCGCTGCGGGACGCGGTGGCGGTCACGTCGGAGGAGCTGGCGAGCACGAAGGGCAGGCTATGAGAGCCGCCGAAGTCCTTCTCCTCGACTACGGCGCAGGCAATGTCCGCTCCGCCGCCAAGGCCCTCGAACGCGCCGGAATGGCCGTGAACGTCTCGGGTGACCCCGCCGACGTGCCG
The sequence above is a segment of the Deinococcus reticulitermitis genome. Coding sequences within it:
- the hisB gene encoding imidazoleglycerol-phosphate dehydratase HisB, whose translation is MPRTASVTRTTSETDLTVQLDLDSPVYEPPATGHPFFDHMLDALARHSRLSLSVRGTGDLHIEPHHLIEDTGITLGQALSQALGDRRGIERYGSAFVPMDETLAHVVLDLSGRAHLAFEPETLAVWGDAGGMTHYHLREFLRGFCNHGGVTLHVRLLAGREAHHVIEAVMKALARALRDAVAVTSEELASTKGRL